A window of the Lactuca sativa cultivar Salinas chromosome 7, Lsat_Salinas_v11, whole genome shotgun sequence genome harbors these coding sequences:
- the LOC111901122 gene encoding uncharacterized protein LOC111901122 — MGSNRSLFFIILATIVVLGAITEVKAYTSNYCGPWSRCPGKYIECPSECPESHSYIPRARVCRIDCEDPKCQSICVRKYTPDCGGPGSACGDPRFIGGDNIVFYFHGKVNEHFNLVSDSNLQINGRFIGHQPTGRSRPFTWIQALGLLFNSHSFSLEAIKSATWDGGIDHLKFSYDGEDVSLAHGGFSSWKSPEGEIEVERTSAVNSVIVTIPGVVEILVNVVPVTAEDDRIHGYKVPSDDCFAHLEVQFKFSRLSDGVEGVLGRTYQPDFKNPAKPGVAMAVVGGEDKYRTTSLLSSDCAECIYDSRNEKQMIKEHGTLDCSTKGLFHGNGIVCKK; from the exons ATGGGAAGCAATAGAAGTTTATTTTTTATCATTTTGGCAACGATTGTTGTTTTGGGTGCAATTACTGAGGTGAAAGCTTATACATCCAATTATTGTGGGCCATGGTCCCGTTGTCCAGGGAAATATATCGAATGCCCTTCTGAATGCCCTGAAAGCCACTCTTACATCCCTCGCGCTAGAGTTTGTCGCATTGACTGTGAGGACCCTAAATGTCAGTCTATATGCGTACGGA AATATACACCGGACTGTGGTGGCCCAGGATCGGCATGCGGCGACCCACGATTCATCGGAGGAGACAACATCGTGTTCTACTTTCACGGCAAGGTCAACGAGCATTTCAATTTGGTCTCCGATTCTAACCTCCAAATCAACGGACGATTCATCGGACACCAACCCACCGGTAGATCTAGGCCCTTCACCTGGATCCAAGCCTTGGGTCTCCTCTTCAATTCCCACAGTTTCTCCCTAGAAGCTATTAAATCCGCCACCTGGGACGGCGGAATCGACCACCTGAAATTCTCCTACGATGGAGAAGATGTTTCGTTAGCTCATGGTGGTTTTTCGTCATGGAAGTCGCCGGAGGGTGAAATCGAAGTGGAGAGGACTTCTGCCGTGAACAGTGTGATTGTTACCATACCTGGAGTGGTGGAGATTTTGGTGAATGTGGTGCCCGTAACGGCGGAAGACGACAGAATCCATGGCTACAAAGTGCCTTCTGATGACTGCTTTGCTCACTTGGAAGTTCAATTTAAGTTTAGCAGACTTTCCGACGGAGTGGAAGGGGTGTTGGGTAGGACATATCAGCCGGATTTCAAAAATCCGGCGAAGCCAGGGGTGGCTATGGCGGTTGTAGGAGGAGAGGACAAGTATAGAACCACCTCTTTGTTGTCGTCCGATTGCGCAGAGTGCATCTACGATTCGAGAAATGAGAAGCAGATGATCAAGGAGCACGGAACATTAGATTGTTCTACCAAGGGATTGTTCCATGGAAATGGAATTGTTTGCAAGAAATGA